DNA sequence from the Spodoptera frugiperda isolate SF20-4 chromosome 15, AGI-APGP_CSIRO_Sfru_2.0, whole genome shotgun sequence genome:
TTcaggtattttaaataactaaattatttacgcTTTTAATGACTCGTAACTATTTCAGCGTTTACTGGTTGGAGCGATGCAGTGTCAACGAAAATGGATTTTGGAGGAGATGAAGTGGCGTCTTTGACCAATTCTACTAAAATAGAAGACGAAGATGTAGAAGTTCAACACACTATTGTCCTTTCAACTAAACTCAAGAATAATAACAATAGAAGAGGATTACATAGTTCTAATGATGGTAAGCATAAACTCAACagcatagaaaaaaaatatatacaagaaACTGCCAAACCTCTAATTAGGATCTTATCTCAAGAGCAATTAAGTACACTTTAGTATACCTACACAGTCAAATTAATTCCACAAATACTAAAGACATTGTAGATGTTTTGAAAATCCTAGTGCATTTGAATGGGGCAATGGACGCAAGCTCAATTTTCCAACTGGCTGCTCACCGCCAACTTGAAGATGTTCCTTAAGATAAAGAGGACAATAAAACCTCACACACTAACAGAAACTGTTTAACTGAGTTTTGgattaaaatttattacgtTTCGGTACTTTAGTGCGATAAACAAATAGATTTAGTGCTGTTATCAATGGCTGGACAAGGTCGATCCTCTAATAAATAGCGAAGTAGTCTACTGTTATCTGCTAGTTAAATATTACTTGTATAGATTATAAGTTATTTGTGTGCTTGACCATGATCTGGCTCTCATTCTAAATCCTAAGTATCCATTTTAGTAGCTTGAGAGCCAGTGTAGACTGATTTGTCATTTTTCAAGACTTTATAAATTGGTCATTTTAAATTCGTCATGtgatatataaaatacttcttGCAGATAATTCTGGGACCCTAACCTACAATATAGGCAAGAAAGAAGCCAAAGAAGATAGCGGAGAAGTTCCTGTTTTAAACGGTTACAAGTCAGTTGAAACTACACAAATAAGGACACCAGACACAAGAACCAGAGGTTCATTCTATCCAGACTCTGCATTCATAAATAGAAATGTAAGGGATGAATATGACATATACCCTAACTTTATAACAAATCCGTCACAGTGGAAGCCATCAAGCTTATTCAATAACATCAACTTGATGACCCAACAGGTGCCAATCAACACAGAATACAACACAGGCTGGAGAGTTAGTAAGCCAGCTTATCAAACGCCTGGCAAGTTCCATAGAAGAATATCAGACGATGGAATGAAAGAATTCTACTGCAAAAGATGTAGAGAATTAAGCGGACAAGGCTATATAGGCTGTCCCCCAAACGCGCAACAAAGAAACCACTGGGTGTACGAGACAACAACTCCTAAAATGAAATTGGATGGAAAATTGGCGAAAttaaactaatttgttttgtggtCATTGTTTTTGTTCATCCCGTATCGTATCCGTGTGTAGAAAAAATTGTGATGTTATCTGACTGACCTTGAGACGTTGCTCAGAGGTTGAAAGGTATAAGACGTTCGTAATTGTGCGCACGTTTCCAAGTATTCGCTAATTCAAGCTTAATGTTTGCGTGTGATGTTATTATCCATATCTTTCCGTCATCAATAGGTGTGTTGTCTTCATTATGAAGTGCTACAAAAAGTATTTCGACTATGTAGTTAATTACTGGCTTCTGTCCGCGAGGTGGACGAACTTCTATTGTTAGTACAAAAACTAGATTAGTGCTGATATCATCAAAGTTATGCCGaatgtgttattctagatttTAATTACAGTTTGTTTTAGCGCTTTTTCAACTTCCTAAACATTCTCTGAAATAATTAGCTCATGCAGAGACTTGAACTTTGCGAGGTAGCACTTTTTAATCTTATCTAGATGGCGATgactaaattattttgaaattgaatgaaGTATACGTATGTGAACCAAAAAATCTCATCAACATGATTGATTCATACTcaagtataaaaaattaaacgaccaaatatttttacatcgtTTTTTCATCAATTTTTTCTGACAGTGTAAATGAGGCAACAAGAACCGtataatcattttattgatacatctcaattataaataaaatttcttaacAGACCAACTAATAGTATTAACAACAGAATTTTTTCGCCTCTACGCTACCAAATATAAGGTTCATAATAGCAGTAGTTTTTTCGTTATCCTTAATTTAGGGTATCATGAGATCTGTTTTAGAATAAGAGGCTATTAGGAAgatcggtttatttttttagttttctacttTGTAGTGGGTTATTCTTCCGTTGTCGTTGACGACGGTTTCTGCTCCTCTTGAGTTCAAAGTCTTTCCATTAACGTTTGATGAGGAAGAGAATGAGTTGCTGGATACGGAGTAGAATCCATTTCTGCCTTGCTGTGGCACTGTGTCAGCGAAGTGGTTCACGTTGGGGTTGGCCTGCAAAGAGGTTTGTTGATAAGTTCGTGAATGAGTTAACAAAGATCAAACGGTTTTTGGGTGTGTTTTAGCTATTGATAATCCTGTTTGTTTTGTAACACATACACTAGTCTGTAATGCTTTTTGTATGAGTCCTTATTAGGTAAAACACTTATGTCATGTTAATCTTCGAGATTTTCTTTGGACATTGGCAACagtttgttaataatatttttaagacttaaccgacgagcatgcatgagaAGACTGATtgctgttgatgaagcgaaagaagtatgtaagcaattggcgttccattataGCTAATCATATAActgatggagtttcttgctcgttcttctccatttgaagggacactttggaacgagcacctagcttcactggccgacagactgactgactaattaaaataaatactttgactttgactttgaaccgtagacaaaagtatttttgcaattatgtttaataatatatttatttacgtcATTCTACCAAAGAAGTTTACTCAGGTATTTGGTCAGGCTCATTTAGAACCAACTATTATTTCTACAGTTTAGTCACGACTGATAAGGACAACATTAAATAGTTATAATCGATCCATAACTAAATGAAGTCGGTTACAAAACCCAATAACGGTATGACTAacgtaaatgttaaaataatgaacatttCTAAGAACTTGTCTCAACACATTATTGGGCACAAGATGCATACATTCTTCTTCTTTTCTTATAcctcttttttttgaagtcatctaatgtcttctcctgccttgagcgaggcgagagggagtgtcagacacttattgactaaaaaccactccgttcctacttctgcttttcgattCGGAGCAGCTCCGGTTTTCTTATACCTAGTGACattcacacacacaaacattcacatcaacagcctatcaGTGacaactgctgaccaaaggcttcttctggcagagaaggcttgagcattaatcacctcgGTTCcttaatgcaggttggcgatttcaaacttataatatttacactATTTTCATGTCTCTTCCTTATGTTTGAGAGATACTTACtgcatacaataatatattttctatttcaaaagCTAGTCCTCAGagtttttcaaagtcaaagtcaaatcatttattccaattaaacaataaataggtacttttaaaacgtcaacaaattaataaacaaataaatagtctaTTAGCCTGTCCGTCATTTAAGCTAGGTGGATTTAAGgtccacaggcccacatcgtacgcatttcgtatgacgtcatcggtacgcatcgcatatagGCATTGCTGATAATGTGGTGCGCACTATGTGGAGGCAGTTGAGTTGAGTTTAAGCTCCAACTTAGCCTACCACTTCAGAGTTAAAAAAAAGCGTTGTTATTACTAACAATAACATCATCACTGAGATCGTTATTAATCATTTAAACAATGATTATCCTAAGTACATATACATCTCTGTCAAGTTGGCTCACGAAGAAAAGGAAACTCATACAgaaaaaatagtataaaaacaGTCAGGATTTCGTCGGCAAGACTTGAAGGTAAGAATCGTGATCTAAGCattacagacagacattatGATATGTTTAGCTATttacaattgaaaataaaacaaacaacatcaCGTGTTTTACACAAAATAAGGGTAAGTAAAGGTTAATTGTGTTGTCTAGATGTTTATTCTAATAGGGAACTGTGATTATGAATTTAGAAAGCCTTTATCGTTTGAGGAggattatataaaatactagcaaacctggcgaactccgtttcgccaccatgtcttttttcctaaatttttttatatgctgctataaacctcacggaacctgagacctttccaacaaatgcaaaaccgtggaaatcggttcgtgcgttctgaagttatagcgtcaggaaggaaaacccgacttatttttatataatagattataatctttccgaacttaagatgaaaactaacttaaaactaaagaaagctacgaattacgaatttataacaattaaaaaagaaattatattacaaactatcctctatgctataataaccaagcttaaactaaataatttaaaagaaacgacttaaatctaatctaattaatttataaattaggcttacaattttattaaaaaaactaactacagtaactactaataatcgatatcaaactaaacctacgttaaatagtttaaccagaaaaccaggaaaacccaacaaataaacttattaattgacaaatacaacgaaaccaatttagaatatacgaaacagcaggaccactacagacaaataatcatacgactgatattacactttttctacaatagtaccgaagcgctcggccgatacccaaccaaatgaatgtaacgaaaccatagcgcgatctatttcgatcccaacgccatctatcgaggataaagataacttggattatttatttatacagtagaagctctttattcgcggggtatgcgttccgtaaatatgccgcgaatacagaaaccgtgagctgtatgtccggaataaaattatttcttatttttattttttgatttttgaaataaaaatatctattctatcctatgtcctttctaaggttctaaactatatctgtaccaaatttcaaccaaatccgtcaaatagttgcggagattattggtataagcatagaatagtgttcgacgtgattctttaatttgacataacttttttatttatgaaccgattgacatgaaacaaacactaaatgtaaattgaagcataccaaaatatattcgtgaaaaccgcatccaactcggatcagccgtttttGAGATTAGctcgcacagacaaacagacaaacagacaaaaaaaaagttaattacatttttgggttcgacagcgacataacaataacccctcccgcaaatttttttatttttaatttcaatgtacagacagcacttttctacgattttattatatagaatatagatatagatttgactgcacggttggcgcgctCGCTTAGCAACCGGTTGCCACATAACTTGTACCGGGAtcaattcctgcacggagcGACTTTTTGTGTGAAtcccaaattgttgtttcgggtctgggtggcatgtgtatgtgaacttgtatgtttgtaaacgcacccacaacagaaaatcctagcgtggggcaacgtttaaaaaacttacaataaaaatataacttacagGGTTAGCCGGGAATATTGAGGCGACCTGATGTTGGTACCCAGGGCCGGCAGCCGCGCCGGCGAAGGCGCTGTTGGACCCGAAGTGTGGCATTGGCATGGGCAAGCTCGGAATGTTGGTGAACGCGAACCTGGAGGCAAGGTTTGGGGTGGGATAATAACCAGCCTGGTTCGACGTCAAGTCGAAAGCTTTTCTCGCTGCGTCGAAAGCTAGCCTTTGATTTTCAATATTCCTTTGAAACACCCTGTAATcacaaaattgttaattaatcaCACTGAAACGTTAGTAGGTTAAAGCGATGGAAGCGCCAGAGAAGGACAAGCGGGATTAGTGTGAACTACAGTCGGAAAGTTAGGACGATTATAAAGTCACTCCACACGCATGCAGGTGTATCTGTTTACCTTTTCCCACGGGCTCCGCGAAGGAAACCTCCTCTATAAAATACAATTCATTTAATAAGGTTCATATTTACTCATTTGTATCAGGCAAAATATATCTATTAGTATTTAATTGCTTGTAAGCTtgttacttatatgtataatccAGAACACGGTCAGATTCCTAGTTCATGTATGTATAACAAATTGAATTGTATATTTGATGGCAATACAGACATCAGGCTAAAATTATTGCAGCTATTATTATTGTTCTGAAGCATCTCTGATATTAAAATTACCGAACAAACCTTCATTGAGTAAACCCTATATTTTGTCTGACGATTAAGACTAGATACTAGATACAAACGTATTGGTATCACGTTATCCTAAACTTAACTTCTACATATAAACTACCACATCCACATCACGAACTTGCTCCTGCCTCACTAAAGAAGCCCTCATAATAATAAACATCCTTTGTGCTAAATTCTATATACCCATCACCATTTTACTGTAGACCCGCCACCGGAAGCGAACAGCTTCATCTGATTGGTCTTACTCTTGGAGTAAATTCTCGAGGTTCGCAAAATACGTTGAACCGAAGTCGTCTTCGTTAGGGAACGCGAAATCGGCGAAGTGCTGGGGTATGGGGTCACCTGACGTGGGTATTACCCTGCCGTCCTTCAACCCGTATGTACCTCCGTACCTATGCCCTGATGAGTCCACGTACGCGAATGCTCCTCCTCCCTGCAAATTTGGTTCACCTGTGGACAGAATAAtgagtttatttaaatgtttttgttattattgatgGTGGAATTAAATCCAATCTATTTATCAATCAGTGGGCTTAAAATAATAGGTAGTAAACGTGTGTAGTAAATTCTCTAAATCTACCTTGGCATTAATAGGAGGTAGGTAGTGTTGTggttgaagattacaatagtgtaGAAATTTCATACCCTGGACGCTAGAGCAAAGGAACTACCTCTTTCATAACAATCTCAAacgtagataaaaaaatactcataatcaataatttatatttactattgtaatcttcaaacactacactacctcccattaaagccttggcagatacttttaaagctccttatgtATGAAGTAGTAGATTTATAGTGGCTCCTTGCACAAATACGCTCTTAAATCGAGTAACAACGATTTATAGCTGATTGAATTGTATGTATATGATATCTAGATGTATAAAGTAGGTTGGTATTGAAGTAGCTATACATGAGTACATGACCCAATCGTGTGTGGGTAGTAAGTCATTAAGTATAGTGAAAAGActtcatcaaatatttaattttcgcTGTCCACATATGGATTTAGACGCCTAcgatgttaattattataatttatattgacgTC
Encoded proteins:
- the LOC118274110 gene encoding uncharacterized protein LOC118274110 isoform X1; its protein translation is MTGLLYFFLSVCAFTGWSDAVSTKMDFGGDEVASLTNSTKIEDEDVEVQHTIVLSTKLKNNNNRRGLHSSNDDNSGTLTYNIGKKEAKEDSGEVPVLNGYKSVETTQIRTPDTRTRGSFYPDSAFINRNVRDEYDIYPNFITNPSQWKPSSLFNNINLMTQQVPINTEYNTGWRVSKPAYQTPGKFHRRISDDGMKEFYCKRCRELSGQGYIGCPPNAQQRNHWVYETTTPKMKLDGKLAKLN
- the LOC118274110 gene encoding uncharacterized protein LOC118274110 isoform X2, translating into MTGLLYFFLSVCAFTGWSDAVSTKMDFGGDEVASLTNSTKIEDEDVEVQHTIVLSTKLKNNNNRRGLHSSNDDNSGTLTYNIGKKEAKEDSGEVPVLNGYKSVETTQIRTPDTRTRGSFYPDSAFINRNVPINTEYNTGWRVSKPAYQTPGKFHRRISDDGMKEFYCKRCRELSGQGYIGCPPNAQQRNHWVYETTTPKMKLDGKLAKLN
- the LOC118274120 gene encoding uncharacterized protein LOC118274120 isoform X4, yielding MIKIIFLVMLPLAWSYGEPNLQGGGAFAYVDSSGHRVFQRNIENQRLAFDAARKAFDLTSNQAGYYPTPNLASRFAFTNIPSLPMPMPHFGSNSAFAGAAAGPGYQHQVASIFPANPANPNVNHFADTVPQQGRNGFYSVSSNSFSSSSNVNGKTLNSRGAETVVNDNGRITHYKVEN
- the LOC118274120 gene encoding uncharacterized protein LOC118274120 isoform X1, with the translated sequence MIKIIFLVMLPLAWSYGEPNLQGGGAFAYVDSSGHRYGGTYGLKDGRVIPTSGDPIPQHFADFAFPNEDDFGSTYFANLENLLQEVFQRNIENQRLAFDAARKAFDLTSNQAGYYPTPNLASRFAFTNIPSLPMPMPHFGSNSAFAGAAAGPGYQHQVASIFPANPANPNVNHFADTVPQQGRNGFYSVSSNSFSSSSNVNGKTLNSRGAETVVNDNGRITHYKVEN
- the LOC118274120 gene encoding uncharacterized protein LOC118274120 isoform X3, giving the protein MIKIIFLVMLPLAWSYGEPNLQGGGAFAYVDSSGHRYGGTYGLKDGRVIPTSGDPIPQHFADFAFPNEDDFGSTYFANLENLLQEFAFTNIPSLPMPMPHFGSNSAFAGAAAGPGYQHQVASIFPANPANPNVNHFADTVPQQGRNGFYSVSSNSFSSSSNVNGKTLNSRGAETVVNDNGRITHYKVEN
- the LOC118274120 gene encoding uncharacterized protein LOC118274120 isoform X2 produces the protein MIKIIFLVMLPLAWSYGEPNLQGGGAFAYVDSSGHRYGGTYGLKDGRVIPTSGDPIPQHFADFAFPNEDDFGSTYFANLENLLQEGGFLRGARGKRFAFTNIPSLPMPMPHFGSNSAFAGAAAGPGYQHQVASIFPANPANPNVNHFADTVPQQGRNGFYSVSSNSFSSSSNVNGKTLNSRGAETVVNDNGRITHYKVEN